A genomic segment from Maniola jurtina chromosome 9, ilManJurt1.1, whole genome shotgun sequence encodes:
- the LOC123868519 gene encoding chitobiosyldiphosphodolichol beta-mannosyltransferase, protein MTDQSSRKTVKVVVLGDIGRSPRMQYHALSLAGCGHRVNLIGYVETQPLPEILENPLITVTKLHPLKVERYPKIVQYFLKALWQSISMFLTLLVTGKCSYLLCQNPPAIPTLPVCRFYCLVTHTKFVIDWHNYAWSIMALSLKSDHPLLKVSTYIEKFFGQSSDNNLCVTYAMKRDLLEKWNILATVLYDRPPKIFHPITLQEKHDWFIKIGQQYKEFRSSEYDSGDCNRTAFTVVVDNAVRLRYDRPGLLFSSTSWTPDEDFSILMEALQVYETNYNLSQKLPKLICVITGKGPMKEHYTKQIASRNWEHVAVVTPWLEACDYPTMVASADLGVCLHTSSSGLDLPMKVVDMFGAGLPVLACDFNCLDELVHDGENGYVFKTSDDLSKQIVSWFEEFPNNTNQNNIADSMREKLAKFQESRWEDNWNLRAKKFFE, encoded by the exons ATGACGGATCAATCGTCTAGGAAAACCGTGAAAGTGGTAGTTTTGGGAGATATAGGAAGAAGTCCACGGATGCAATATCATGCTTTGTCCCTAGCTGGTTGCGGTCATAGAGTGAATCTTATCGGTTACGTGGAAACACAGCCGCTTCCTGAAATACTAGAAAATCCGCTGATAACAGTAACCAAACTCCACCCCTTGAAAGTCGAAAGATATCCCAAAATTGTTCAGTATTTCCTAAAAGCCTTATGGCAAAGTATAAGTATGTTTTTAACGTTATTGGTTACTGGAAAATGCAGCTATTTACTTTGCCAGAATCCGCCTGCAATACCTACTTTACCGGTGTGCAGATTTTATTGTCTTGTTACCCATACGAAGTTTGTAATTGACTGGCATAACTATGCCTGGTCTATCATGGCTCTGTCTTTGAAATCCGACCATCCACTTCTGAAAGTTTCTACTTATATAGAAAAGTTCTTTGGTCAGTCGTCTGATAATAACTTGTGTGTAACATATGCTATGAAAAGGGATTTGTTGGAAAAGTGGAATATATT AGCAACAGTGCTGTATGACAGACCTCCAAAAATATTTCACCCAATAACACTGCAAGAGAAACACGACTggttcatcaaaattggtcagCAATACAAAGAGTTTAGAAGTTCAGAGTATGACAGTGGAGATTGCAATCGGACTGCATTTACTGTTGTAGTAGATAATGCTGTAAGATTAAGGTATGATCGACCAGGACTTCTGTTTAGCAGTACTAGCTGGACGCCGGACGAAGACTTCAGTATACTAATGGAGGCTTTACAag TTTATGAAACAAACTACAATTTATCACAGAAGCTGCCAAAACTTATATGTGTGATAACGGGTAAAGGACCCATGAAAGAGCACTATACAAAGCAAATAGCTTCTCGCAACTGGGAACATGTGGCTGTGGTGACCCCATGGCTTGAGGCGTGCGACTACCCTACAATGGTAGCTAGCGCAGACCTTGGGGTCTGTCTACACACTAGTTCCTCGGGTCTAGACCTTCCTATGAAGGTTGTTGACATGTTTGGTGCAGGGTTACCTGTTTTAGCCTGTGATTTTAATTg CCTTGATGAACTAGTGCATGATGGTGAAAATGGCTATGTATTTAAAACTAGTGATGACTTATCCAAGCAAATTGTGTCATGGTTTGAAGAGTTCCCTAATAACACTAATCAAAACAACATTGCAGATAGTATGAGAGAAAAACTAGCAAAATTCCAGGAATCCAGATGGGAAGATAATTGGAATTTGAGAGCTAAAAAATTCTTTGAATGA